The region TGATCCATGCGCGCGAAACGGGGCGGGGGCAGGTGATCGACTGCGCCATGAGCGACGGCGCGGCGTCGCTCATGTCAATGTTCTACGGATTCAAGGCCATGGGCCTGCAGCGTGAACAGCGCCGGGCCAACATGCTCGACGGTGGGGCTCACTTCTACGACACCTATCAATGCAGCGACGGCAAGTGGGTGTCGATCGGTTCAATAGAACCTCAATTTTACGCCCTAATGCTTGAAAAGACAGGAATAACTGATCCGCACTTCCAGCAACAGATGAGCCGTGAGGAATGGCCGGCCTTGCGCGAGAAGCTGGCCGCGGTGATCGCGACCAAGACCCAGGGCGAGTGGACAGCGCTAATGGGGGGCACGGACGTGTGTTTCGCCCCAATCCTTGATCTGGACGAGGCGCCCAGGCATCCGCACAACGCCGCCCGCCGGACCTTCGTCGAGCTTGGCGGGGTCACTCAACCGGCGCCCGCGCCCCGCTTTTCGGTGACGCCAGGCGCTGTTCAGGGCCCGCCGCCCAAGATCGGAGCTGATAACGACGCCGCCCTTGGCGACTGGGGCTTCAGCGACGACGAAATCGAGGCCCTGAAGAGCGCCGAGGCGCTTTAAGGCCGCCAGCAAGGTTGCGCTGCGGAAGGCGCGCGGGCAGTTTCCGGCCATGCGCGGGCGCAACCTCCTCAACCGATTCCGCGGCCTCGACCCGCTCTACTGGACGCGGGAAGTGTTGCTGGTGCTTGGCCGTGCGCTGAGCCGCATGTGGGGGCGCGACGTGATGCTTTACGTCGGCGGGGTGTCGTTCTTCGCCATGCTGGCGGTATTTCCGGCCCTGTCGCTGCTGGTGGGCGTCTACACCTTCCTCCTAACGCCGGAAGCGGCGGCCCAGCAGGCCGACAGCTTCGCCTATCTGCTGCCGCCGGGGGCGCAGGACCTGTTCCGTAGCGAGCTGACGCGCCTGGCCCATGCGCCGGTGGAGGCGACCTCTACCCAAAGCGTGATCGCCCTGATCATC is a window of Caulobacter sp. NIBR2454 DNA encoding:
- a CDS encoding CaiB/BaiF CoA transferase family protein, which produces MAQGPLSGLKVLEFAGIGPGPFCGMLLSDLGADVVRIDRKGSGRSSPADITARGRRSIALDLKKPQAVEACLKLVERSEALFEGFRPGVMERLGLGPEVALARNPKLVYGRMTGWGQTGPYAAAAGHDMNYIAISGALHAIGTEDKPVPPLNLVGDFGGGALYLAFGLLAGVIHARETGRGQVIDCAMSDGAASLMSMFYGFKAMGLQREQRRANMLDGGAHFYDTYQCSDGKWVSIGSIEPQFYALMLEKTGITDPHFQQQMSREEWPALREKLAAVIATKTQGEWTALMGGTDVCFAPILDLDEAPRHPHNAARRTFVELGGVTQPAPAPRFSVTPGAVQGPPPKIGADNDAALGDWGFSDDEIEALKSAEAL